A genomic window from Gemmatimonadaceae bacterium includes:
- a CDS encoding Ig-like domain-containing protein: MALVFACAHHAAPAEPVIDSGTICAVPGFAGVEVDIRRPDGRPIAPGAKLVVTDGAYRDSVVEVTSPLSIGAAENRAGTYTVEVTKPFYQPVTITNVNVPGGPCGAFATVKVPITLQPVADAPAIRSVSVSEPGVGLGIGYTMQYETYVDAVPGTDTSVTWSVSDPRAASIDSTGFVRALCGTKDDIHVIATSRRDPSKFGTGRLGVFGPLCP, translated from the coding sequence GTGGCCCTGGTTTTCGCGTGCGCCCACCACGCCGCGCCGGCGGAGCCGGTTATCGATTCCGGGACCATCTGCGCCGTCCCCGGATTCGCGGGTGTCGAAGTCGACATTCGACGCCCCGATGGACGGCCGATCGCACCAGGAGCGAAGCTCGTCGTCACCGATGGCGCGTATCGCGACTCGGTCGTCGAAGTCACGAGTCCGCTTTCGATCGGTGCCGCGGAGAATCGTGCAGGCACATACACCGTCGAAGTCACCAAGCCGTTCTATCAGCCGGTGACGATCACGAACGTCAATGTGCCCGGTGGACCATGCGGCGCGTTCGCGACGGTGAAGGTGCCGATCACGCTGCAACCGGTCGCGGATGCGCCGGCGATCCGCAGCGTGAGCGTCTCGGAACCAGGTGTTGGCCTCGGCATCGGCTACACGATGCAGTATGAGACATATGTCGACGCCGTACCCGGGACGGATACGTCGGTGACCTGGAGTGTGAGCGATCCTCGCGCTGCGTCGATCGATTCGACAGGATTCGTCAGGGCGCTGTGCGGCACGAAGGACGACATCCACGTCATTGCGACGTCGCGGCGCGATCCGAGCAAGTTCGGAACAGGACGGCTCGGCGTGTTCGGGCCGCTGTGTCCGTGA
- a CDS encoding M13 family metallopeptidase, with amino-acid sequence MPRFALRSLISVAITIAIASPLIAQRAIPGLDAAAMDTTVRPGDDFYRYANGSWDRRTKIPPELGAYGSFNIAADKADANVMEIVHRAAAANAAAGSDQRKVADFYHAFFDTAAIAERGVAPIKPLLDSIAAIANKTELARFLGAHLRADVDPINNGVLHTDNLFGLWVAQDFNHPGHNVASLLQGGLEMPDRSYYLDSSSRMAAVRAQYRAHVARMLTLAGVPAAAANADLIVGLETRIAETHWKVEDSEDPAKGNNHWARADFARKAPGLNWSAFFASSQLSHEDSIVAWQPSAITGLAALVAKGSLDAWKALVAYHAIEDHAAVLPSSFDRESFDFFGKTVGGAEAQESRDKRAVAATSEALGFIVGKEYVERYFPPAAKANAQKMVAGLITAFQHRIDALSWMAPSTKAEAKAKLSTLRVSIGYPDKWPSYAALSVTPSDAYGNADRVTRFNYDKSIADLRKPVDHDMWVMTPQTVNAVNMPAMNALNFPAAILQPPFFDANRSDAMNYGGIGAVIGHEISHSFDNLGAAFDSRGLMRNWWTASDFAHFKASTQALARQYDSYHPLPDAAINGQQTLSENIADLAGLTAAYDAFHASLAGKAAPVVGGLTGDQQLFTSWAQIWRTKFREAALRRQLLTNGHSPGPWRALTVRNLDAWYTAFGVKSGEKLYLAPEARVRIW; translated from the coding sequence ATGCCCCGTTTCGCTCTTCGCTCCCTGATCTCGGTGGCCATCACGATCGCGATTGCCTCGCCGCTCATCGCGCAGCGCGCCATCCCCGGTCTCGACGCCGCCGCGATGGACACCACGGTTCGCCCCGGCGACGACTTCTATAGATACGCCAACGGCTCCTGGGACCGCCGCACGAAGATCCCGCCCGAGCTGGGCGCATACGGTTCGTTCAACATCGCCGCCGACAAGGCCGATGCGAACGTGATGGAGATCGTGCATCGCGCGGCGGCGGCCAACGCCGCGGCCGGATCGGACCAGCGCAAGGTCGCCGACTTCTATCACGCGTTCTTCGACACTGCCGCGATCGCCGAACGCGGCGTCGCGCCGATCAAGCCGCTCCTCGACAGCATCGCCGCGATCGCCAACAAGACGGAGCTCGCCCGCTTTCTTGGCGCACACCTCCGCGCCGACGTCGATCCGATCAACAACGGCGTCCTGCACACGGACAATCTGTTCGGTCTATGGGTGGCGCAGGACTTCAATCATCCGGGACACAACGTCGCGTCGCTGCTGCAGGGCGGCCTCGAGATGCCCGACCGCAGCTACTATCTCGATTCGTCGTCGAGAATGGCGGCCGTTCGCGCGCAATATCGAGCGCACGTCGCGCGCATGCTGACACTCGCCGGCGTTCCGGCGGCCGCGGCGAACGCGGATTTGATCGTGGGGCTCGAGACCCGCATCGCCGAGACGCACTGGAAGGTCGAGGACAGCGAGGATCCGGCGAAAGGGAACAATCACTGGGCTCGCGCGGACTTCGCACGCAAAGCGCCGGGACTCAATTGGTCCGCGTTCTTTGCGTCATCACAGTTATCTCATGAGGATTCTATCGTTGCCTGGCAGCCGAGCGCGATCACCGGCCTCGCGGCGCTGGTAGCGAAGGGTTCCCTCGACGCATGGAAAGCCCTCGTCGCTTACCATGCGATCGAGGATCACGCGGCCGTGCTGCCGTCGTCATTCGACCGCGAATCGTTCGACTTCTTCGGAAAGACCGTGGGCGGCGCCGAAGCGCAGGAGTCGCGCGACAAACGCGCGGTCGCCGCGACGAGCGAGGCGCTCGGATTCATCGTCGGCAAGGAATACGTCGAGCGCTACTTTCCGCCCGCCGCGAAAGCCAATGCGCAGAAGATGGTCGCCGGCCTCATCACCGCGTTCCAGCATCGCATCGACGCGCTGTCGTGGATGGCGCCGTCGACCAAGGCCGAGGCGAAGGCGAAGCTCTCGACGTTGCGCGTGAGCATTGGATATCCCGACAAGTGGCCGAGCTATGCGGCGCTCTCCGTCACACCGAGCGACGCGTACGGAAACGCCGACCGCGTCACGCGATTCAACTATGACAAGAGCATCGCCGATCTGCGCAAACCGGTCGATCACGACATGTGGGTCATGACGCCGCAGACGGTGAACGCGGTGAACATGCCGGCGATGAACGCGCTCAACTTTCCCGCCGCCATTCTGCAGCCGCCGTTCTTCGACGCGAATCGATCCGACGCGATGAACTACGGCGGCATCGGCGCGGTGATCGGCCACGAGATCAGCCACAGCTTCGATAACCTCGGCGCCGCGTTCGATTCGCGCGGGCTGATGCGCAACTGGTGGACGGCATCGGATTTCGCGCACTTCAAGGCGTCGACGCAAGCGCTCGCTCGGCAGTACGACTCGTATCATCCGCTGCCCGACGCGGCGATCAACGGGCAACAGACGCTGAGCGAGAACATCGCCGATCTCGCGGGGCTCACCGCCGCATACGATGCGTTTCACGCGTCACTCGCCGGCAAGGCGGCGCCGGTCGTGGGCGGCCTCACCGGCGATCAACAACTCTTCACGAGCTGGGCGCAGATCTGGCGCACCAAGTTCCGCGAAGCGGCGCTCCGGAGACAGTTGCTCACGAACGGGCATTCGCCGGGACCATGGCGCGCGCTCACGGTGCGAAACCTCGACGCGTGGTACACGGCGTTCGGGGTCAAATCCGGCGAGAAGTTGTATCTCGCGCCCGAGGCACGCGTTCGCATCTGGTGA
- a CDS encoding Gfo/Idh/MocA family oxidoreductase: MSATTSSMINVALIGYSLGGRYFHAPFIATTPGMRLRAIVTSNADRQRQAAAECPDARIVANADELFAEHDDIDLVVISTPNRTHVPLALRAVEAKRAVVVDKPVAVSSADARRLADAARRHGVMASVFQNRRWDGDFMTVRRLLAENALGKVHRFESRFERWRPALRDNWRESNAPAEGGGLLLDLGSHLIDQALCLFGPVAEAARTYSELDSRRAGSQVDDDVFVALTHASGVRSHLWMSSVVAQPGPRFRVLGDRAAYVKFGLDPQEDALRRGERPGGERWGLDLLENYGTLGVGEDASRVPTERGDYGAFYLGVARAMREGAPPPVALDDAIAALEVIERVRGLSA; encoded by the coding sequence GTGAGCGCGACGACGTCGAGCATGATCAACGTCGCGCTCATCGGCTACAGCCTCGGCGGCCGCTACTTCCACGCGCCGTTCATCGCCACGACGCCGGGCATGAGACTCCGCGCGATCGTGACGAGCAACGCCGATCGCCAGCGCCAAGCCGCGGCCGAGTGTCCCGATGCGCGCATCGTCGCGAATGCGGACGAGCTGTTCGCCGAACACGACGACATCGATCTCGTCGTGATCTCGACGCCGAACCGCACGCACGTTCCACTCGCGTTGCGGGCGGTCGAGGCGAAGCGCGCCGTCGTCGTCGACAAGCCCGTCGCGGTGAGCTCGGCCGATGCACGCCGTCTCGCCGATGCCGCGCGGCGCCACGGCGTCATGGCGTCGGTGTTTCAGAATCGGCGCTGGGACGGCGACTTCATGACGGTGCGTCGTCTGCTGGCCGAGAATGCGCTCGGCAAAGTTCATCGCTTCGAGTCGCGGTTCGAACGGTGGCGTCCGGCGTTGCGCGACAACTGGCGCGAGTCCAATGCGCCCGCGGAGGGAGGCGGACTCCTGCTCGATCTCGGCAGTCATCTCATCGATCAGGCGCTGTGCCTGTTCGGGCCCGTCGCGGAGGCGGCGCGCACGTATTCGGAACTCGATTCACGCCGAGCCGGCTCGCAAGTGGACGACGACGTCTTCGTCGCGCTCACGCATGCGTCGGGTGTGCGATCGCATCTGTGGATGAGCTCCGTCGTGGCCCAGCCCGGCCCGCGCTTCCGCGTGCTCGGCGACCGCGCCGCGTACGTGAAGTTCGGGTTGGACCCGCAGGAAGATGCACTCCGTCGTGGTGAACGCCCCGGCGGCGAACGCTGGGGGCTCGACCTATTAGAGAACTATGGAACGCTGGGCGTCGGTGAGGACGCGTCGCGCGTCCCGACCGAACGCGGGGACTATGGCGCGTTTTATCTGGGCGTCGCGCGCGCGATGCGAGAAGGGGCACCGCCGCCCGTGGCGTTGGACGACGCCATCGCGGCGCTCGAGGTCATCGAGCGAGTGCGGGGGCTGAGCGCATAG
- a CDS encoding ATP-binding protein — protein sequence MPRRASAFQRFLAPRLREALRDTPAVLIHGPRQSGKSTLARTVGEPLGYRYFTFDNDDLTAAARGDPAGFVASLPPKTILDELQRVPELFTALKAAIDARRRPGRFILTGSANVLLVPHLSDSLAGRLAILRLHPLAQGEIENARPRVLDAIFAGKIPTRIVERLGNDLAVRVAAGGYPAALARRTPARRSAWYRDYVETQIQRDVRDLSRIHSFDALPRLLSVVAANTASLLNIAELAAPFELTRQTIHEYVTLLERVFLIDRLPPWHSNRTSRAVKRPKLHLGDTGVACALLGLDAKTLNLDRSSLGPLLETFVVQELRRQASWRPVPIDFSHYRDRDGYEVDVVLESAAGVAGVEVKAAASVTENDLRGLKKLRDAAGRRFRCGIVLYDGTAVIQLDERLSAVPLRVALAATT from the coding sequence ATGCCACGCCGCGCCAGCGCGTTCCAGCGCTTCCTCGCCCCTCGTCTCCGGGAGGCCCTTCGCGATACGCCCGCGGTGCTCATCCACGGCCCGCGGCAAAGCGGCAAATCCACCCTGGCGCGGACCGTCGGCGAGCCGCTCGGCTATCGCTATTTCACCTTCGACAACGACGATCTCACCGCCGCCGCGCGCGGCGATCCGGCCGGGTTCGTGGCCTCGCTGCCGCCGAAGACGATTCTCGACGAACTCCAGCGCGTGCCCGAGCTGTTCACCGCGCTCAAGGCGGCGATCGACGCTCGCCGTCGTCCCGGACGCTTCATCCTCACGGGATCGGCCAACGTCCTGCTCGTTCCGCATCTGTCCGATTCGCTCGCCGGCCGACTGGCGATTCTCCGTTTGCACCCACTCGCGCAGGGAGAGATCGAGAACGCGAGACCGCGCGTACTCGACGCGATCTTCGCCGGCAAAATCCCGACACGCATCGTGGAGCGGCTGGGGAATGATCTCGCCGTGCGCGTCGCGGCCGGGGGGTATCCCGCGGCGCTGGCGCGACGGACGCCGGCACGGCGAAGCGCGTGGTATCGAGACTATGTCGAAACGCAAATCCAGCGCGACGTGCGGGATCTCTCGCGCATTCATTCGTTCGACGCGCTGCCGCGCCTGCTCTCGGTCGTCGCCGCCAACACGGCCTCGCTGCTCAACATCGCCGAGCTCGCCGCCCCGTTCGAACTGACCCGCCAAACGATTCACGAATACGTCACGCTCCTCGAGCGGGTCTTCCTGATCGATCGTTTGCCGCCGTGGCATTCCAACCGCACGAGCCGCGCGGTGAAGCGTCCGAAGCTTCACCTGGGCGACACTGGCGTCGCATGCGCCCTGCTCGGCCTCGATGCGAAAACTCTAAACCTCGACCGGTCGAGCCTTGGTCCGCTGCTCGAGACGTTCGTTGTGCAGGAGCTTCGCCGACAAGCGAGCTGGCGGCCCGTGCCGATCGACTTCTCCCACTACAGGGACCGCGACGGCTATGAGGTGGATGTCGTGCTCGAGTCGGCTGCGGGGGTGGCGGGCGTAGAGGTGAAGGCCGCCGCCTCGGTCACGGAAAATGACCTGCGCGGTCTGAAGAAGCTGCGAGACGCCGCGGGCCGGCGCTTTCGCTGCGGCATCGTCTTGTATGATGGAACCGCGGTCATCCAACTCGATGAGCGATTGAGCGCGGTCCCGCTCCGCGTTGCGCTTGCGGCAACGACCTGA
- a CDS encoding metallophosphoesterase family protein: MRVAALYDIHGNLPALEAVLADVGRAAVDCIVVGGDIFPGPMARDVLHHVRALGIPVHYIRGNGDRALGDVAAGRESAGLPPAFVPLFEWHAAQLDRADLEIVARWPLTLTLPIGAFGEVMFCHATPRDDNELFTVSTPAERIRDAFEGVSERVVICGHTHRPFDRMIGDVRVVNAGSVGMPFGGKEAEWLLLDDGVEFRRTPYDLGEAKRRVMASDYPRKEEFVEMVLTAPSR, encoded by the coding sequence ATGCGAGTCGCGGCCCTCTACGACATCCATGGAAACCTTCCCGCCCTCGAGGCAGTCCTGGCGGACGTGGGACGTGCCGCTGTGGATTGCATCGTCGTGGGCGGCGACATCTTTCCAGGACCGATGGCGCGTGATGTCCTGCATCACGTGCGGGCGCTTGGCATTCCAGTTCACTACATTCGCGGCAACGGCGACCGCGCGCTCGGCGACGTGGCGGCGGGGCGCGAATCGGCCGGATTGCCGCCGGCGTTCGTGCCGCTGTTCGAGTGGCATGCCGCGCAGCTCGATCGCGCGGACCTCGAGATCGTCGCGCGGTGGCCGTTGACGCTCACGCTGCCGATCGGCGCGTTCGGCGAGGTGATGTTCTGTCACGCGACGCCGCGCGACGACAATGAATTGTTCACCGTGTCGACACCGGCTGAACGGATCCGAGATGCATTCGAAGGCGTCAGCGAGCGCGTGGTGATTTGCGGCCACACGCACCGGCCGTTCGATCGAATGATCGGTGACGTGCGTGTCGTGAACGCGGGAAGCGTGGGAATGCCGTTTGGCGGCAAGGAGGCGGAGTGGCTGCTGCTCGATGATGGCGTCGAGTTCCGGCGCACACCGTACGATCTCGGCGAAGCGAAGCGGCGTGTCATGGCATCGGACTATCCGAGGAAGGAGGAGTTCGTCGAGATGGTGTTGACCGCGCCGTCGCGCTGA
- a CDS encoding VOC family protein has translation MHLNTQLNFGGNCEEAFQFYERHLGGKITAMIRKDSIPPGHPRPPGPDSFVIHARVTIGGVDLIGNDVPSEVYQPVRGAYLFLDVDSNEEADRVFALLAEGGQVGTPIAEAFFATRFGQVRDRFGVLWSVIGPRRG, from the coding sequence ATGCATCTCAACACGCAGCTCAATTTCGGCGGCAATTGCGAAGAGGCATTCCAGTTCTACGAGCGCCACCTGGGCGGCAAGATCACCGCGATGATCCGAAAGGATTCGATTCCTCCCGGCCATCCGCGGCCCCCTGGACCGGATAGTTTCGTCATCCACGCGCGCGTGACCATCGGCGGCGTCGATCTCATTGGCAACGACGTTCCGTCGGAGGTTTACCAGCCCGTGCGCGGCGCGTATCTCTTTCTCGACGTCGACTCCAACGAAGAAGCCGACCGCGTCTTCGCACTGCTGGCGGAAGGAGGACAGGTCGGAACGCCCATCGCCGAAGCGTTCTTCGCGACGCGGTTCGGGCAGGTGCGCGATCGCTTCGGCGTCTTGTGGTCGGTCATCGGCCCGCGCCGGGGGTGA
- a CDS encoding M20/M25/M40 family metallo-hydrolase — protein MRPAVAFALALTALSARAQQPPQPRKHAPGPTSPAITPADAMTRLYVIADDSMLGRDAGTIGNFKATTYIANEVKRLGLEPAGEGGSYFQTVPLLNVRLDPGSHVVADRTPLEFVRDVTAPIPDLRWRVRPFDNATAIYGGKLGDTSSYITPALAAGKVVVVRLDTNARGQAVTPALYALRRPGGRYFDAAAVVGVSPFPQGLRMFTAAFMDRWATAFYSAEPPDTAHVAPVLVMTRGSAQRLFSSPLESLRPGTTGNALHGNLAYSVRDTAPARNVIAVLRGGDPALRGEYVAIGAHSDHVGTRNVLLDHDSVRVFNRMFRTLGARDEPPMLDAGQAARLRAALDSVRRLRPARLDSIYNGADDDGSGTAALLEIAEAFATTRVRPRRSILFVWHTAEEGNLNGSRWFTSHPTVPIDSIVAQLQMDHVSRGRAEDTPGGGPRYVAIVTPRDGRPTFADAIDSANAAATWGFDIDWSRGRADAVGGSVACGSDHAAYDRFGVPTAFFFTGFHVDYHQVTDEPQYSDYDKLAHVAQFVHDVALRIANANTPPPRVSLIPGGRTACVP, from the coding sequence ATGAGACCGGCCGTCGCGTTCGCGCTCGCTCTCACCGCGCTATCCGCCCGCGCCCAACAGCCGCCGCAGCCGCGCAAGCACGCGCCGGGGCCGACGTCGCCCGCGATCACACCCGCCGACGCGATGACGCGCCTCTACGTCATCGCCGACGACTCCATGCTGGGCCGCGACGCCGGCACGATCGGCAACTTCAAGGCGACGACGTACATCGCGAACGAAGTGAAGCGCCTCGGGCTCGAACCAGCCGGCGAAGGCGGGTCGTACTTCCAGACCGTCCCACTTCTCAACGTGCGGCTCGACCCCGGGTCACACGTCGTCGCCGATCGCACGCCGCTCGAATTTGTGCGAGACGTGACCGCACCCATCCCCGACCTGCGCTGGCGCGTTCGACCATTCGACAACGCCACCGCGATCTACGGCGGCAAGCTCGGCGACACGTCGAGCTACATCACGCCGGCGCTCGCCGCCGGCAAGGTCGTCGTGGTTAGGCTCGACACGAACGCGCGCGGGCAGGCCGTGACCCCGGCGCTGTACGCGTTACGCCGGCCCGGCGGCCGGTATTTCGACGCGGCCGCCGTCGTCGGCGTCAGTCCCTTTCCGCAAGGCCTGCGCATGTTCACGGCGGCGTTCATGGACCGATGGGCGACGGCCTTTTATTCCGCCGAGCCGCCGGATACCGCGCATGTTGCGCCCGTGCTCGTCATGACGCGCGGCAGCGCGCAGCGTCTGTTCTCGTCGCCGCTCGAATCACTTCGTCCCGGAACGACCGGAAATGCGCTGCACGGCAATCTCGCCTACAGCGTGCGCGATACGGCTCCCGCGCGCAACGTCATCGCGGTGCTGCGCGGCGGCGATCCGGCCCTGCGCGGCGAATACGTCGCCATCGGCGCGCACTCGGATCATGTCGGGACACGCAACGTGCTGCTGGATCACGATTCCGTGCGGGTCTTCAATCGCATGTTCCGCACGCTGGGCGCGCGCGACGAGCCGCCGATGCTCGATGCGGGCCAGGCCGCGCGCCTCCGTGCCGCGCTCGACAGCGTTCGGCGGCTGCGGCCGGCGCGCCTCGATTCGATTTACAACGGCGCCGACGACGACGGATCCGGCACGGCGGCGCTATTAGAGATTGCTGAAGCGTTCGCGACGACACGCGTTCGCCCGCGCCGCTCCATTCTCTTCGTGTGGCACACCGCCGAAGAAGGGAACCTGAATGGATCGCGCTGGTTTACCAGCCATCCGACCGTGCCGATCGATTCCATCGTCGCACAGCTTCAGATGGATCACGTGAGCCGGGGGCGCGCGGAAGACACGCCGGGCGGAGGGCCGCGATACGTCGCCATCGTCACTCCGCGCGACGGACGGCCGACGTTTGCCGATGCCATCGACTCGGCGAACGCGGCGGCGACGTGGGGGTTCGACATCGATTGGTCGCGCGGGCGCGCCGATGCCGTCGGCGGCAGTGTCGCCTGCGGCAGCGACCACGCCGCATACGATCGCTTCGGCGTTCCGACCGCATTCTTCTTCACCGGGTTTCACGTCGACTATCACCAGGTGACGGACGAGCCGCAGTACTCCGACTACGACAAGCTCGCGCACGTGGCGCAGTTCGTTC